One genomic segment of Carassius carassius chromosome 21, fCarCar2.1, whole genome shotgun sequence includes these proteins:
- the LOC132098180 gene encoding F-box only protein 42-like encodes MSGCADGEHSCAVAMETEEVPSGTRSVDELPEEVLEYILSFLSPYQEHKTAALVCKQWYRLIKGVAYQCYHGFLRAVQEGNIQWESRTYPYPGTPITQRFSHSACYYDSNQSMYVFGGCTQSSCNAAFNDLWRLDLNSKEWIRPLASGSYPSPKAGATLVMFRDLLVLFGGWTRPSPYPLHQPERFFDEIHTYSPSKNWWNCIVTTHGPPPMAGHSSSVMGSTMVVFGGSLGARQMSNEVWVLDLEQWSWSKPAISGPSPHPRGGQSQIVIDSKTLLILGGCGGPNALLKDAWLLHMSASPWTWQQLRVENEDHGAPELWCHPACKVGQCVVVFSQALSGRAPLSPSMSSRPSPISSTPAPLGPDPPSLRSQSPVRGGAAGVVLGAVEEAPCVNGRWGTLRPRASARASPSRGPDSPPLLNGSSPSTSPASPPTRPQVEYSWDDLPSSNGLHTPPLTGSPCTPPGAVSPAALRRGLEAIKASSSLPSSSSLSQPGVATPPASSSPPQASDGPPIPPIARRLAHHPPQSLNVGKPLYQSLNCKPMQMYVLDISRAKSGSVVSWRAYGSGGAPSAVTGPPETSLHTVVQGRGELIIFGGLMDKKQNVKYYPKTNALYFVRAKR; translated from the exons ATGTCCGGCTGCGCAGACGGCGAGCACAGCTGCGCGGTCGCCATGGAGACGGAGGAGGTGCCGTCGGGAACGCGCAGCGTGGACGAGCTCCCCGAGGAGGTGCTGGAGTACATCCTGTCCTTCCTGTCACCCTACCAGGAGCACAAGACCGCTGCACTGGTGTGCAAGCAGTGGTACCGCCTCatcaaag gtGTGGCGTATCAGTGTTATCATGGTTTCCTGAGGGCCGTTCAGGAGGGAAACATCCAGTGGGAGAGTCGCACATATCCATATCCTGGAACACCGATAACACAACGTTTCTCACACA gtgcGTGTTACTACGACTCGAATCAGTCGATGTACGTGTTCGGTGGCTGCACTCAGAGCAGCTGTAACGCAGCGTTTAACGATCTGTGGCGTCTGGATCTCAACAGTAAGGAGTGGATCCGGCCGCTGGCGTCAg GCTCGTACCCGTCTCCTAAAGCCGGAGCGACGCTGGTGATGTTCAGGGATCTGCTGGTTCTGTTCGGCGGCTGGACGCGGCCCAGTCCATACCCTCTGCACCAGCCCGAGCGCTTCTTCGACGAAATACACACCTACTCGCCCTCCAAGAACTG GTGGAACTGCATTGTGACGACTCACGGGCCGCCGCCGATGGCGGGACACTCGTCCTCTGTGATGGGCAGCACTATGGTGGTGTTTGGAGGCTCTCTGGGCGCGCGGCAGAT GAGTAACGAGGTCTGGGTTCTGGATCTGGAGCAGTGGTCCTGGTCCAAACCGGCCATCAGCGGCCCGTCTCCTCACCCTCGCGGGGGACAGTCTCAG ATCGTGATCGACAGCAAGACCCTGCTGATCCTGGGCGGCTGCGGTGGGCCAAACGCT CTGCTGAAGGATGCGTGGCTGCTGCACATGAGCGCCTCCCCCTGGACGTGGCAGCAGCTGCGTGTGGAGAACGAGGATCACGGCGCGCCGGAGCTCTGGTGTCATCCGGCCTGCAAG GTGGGTCAGTGTGTGGTGGTGTTCTCTCAGGCTCTGTCAGGTCGAGCTCCTCTCAGCCCCAGTATGAGCTCTCGTCCCTCACCCATCAGCTCCACACCGGCTCCTCTGGGGCCAGACCCGCCCTCGCTGCGCTCACAGTCTCCGGTGCGCGGCGGAGCGGCAGGCGTGGTGCTGGGCGCGGTCGAGGAGGCTCCCTGTGTGAACGGGCGCTGGGGGACCCTTCGGCCCCGAGCATCGGCCCGAGCCTCGCCCTCACGGGGCCCCGACAGCCCACCGCTGCTCAACGGCTCCTCACCCTCCACCAGCCCGGCGTCTCCACCCACACGGCCGCAGGTGGAGTACAGCTGGGACGACCTGCCCTCTTCTAACGGGCTGCACACGCCTCCGCTGACCGGGTCACCATGCACCCCTCCGGGCGCTGTTTCTCCCGCCGCCCTGCGCCGTGGTCTGGAGGCCATCAAAGCTTCCTCCTCGCTGCCGTCCTCCTCCTCACTGTCCCAGCCAGGTGTGGCCACGCCTCCCGCCTCCTCCAGCCCCCCGCAGGCCTCCGACGGACCCCCCATCCCACCCATCGCCCGTCGCCTCGCCCACCACCCGCCGCAGAGCTTGAACGTGGGCAAGCCGCTCTACCAGTCGCTCAACTGCAAGCCCATGCAGATGTACGTGCTGGACATCTCTCGTGCCAAGTCGGGCAGCGTGGTGTCGTGGCGGGCGTACGGGAGCGGAGGAGCACCCAGCGCGGTCACCGGGCCGCCCGAGACCAGCCTGCATACAGTGGTTCAGGGCCGCGGAGAGCTCATCATCTTCGGAGGCCTGATGGACAAAAAGCAGAACGTGAAATATTACCCCAAAACCAACGCCTTGTACTTCGTCCGCGCCAAGAGGTGA
- the LOC132098196 gene encoding ATPase family AAA domain-containing protein 3-like has protein sequence MSWLFGLGRGQSGTPPDAPVPPAPPPPPAAGGSGSGSGDRPKDKWSNFDPTGLERAAQAAKELDRSRHAKDALDLARMQEQTVQLEHQGRIKEYEAAVEQLKGDQIRIQAEERRKTLNEETRQHQARAQYQDKLSRQRYEEQLRQQQLMNEENMRKQEESVQKQEAMRRATVEHEMELRHKNEMLRVEAESKARGRVERENADIIREQIRLKAAEHRQTVLESIRTAGAVFGEGFRAFVSDWDKVTATVAGLTLLAVGVYSARNATAVAGRYIEARLGKPSLVRETSRFTVVEALKHPVKMAKRLKSKPQDALEGVVLSPTLEERVRDIAIATRNTRQNRGLYRNILMYGPPGTGKTLFAKKLAMHSGMDYAIMTGGDVAPMGRDGVTAMHKVFDWAGTSGRGLLLFVDEADAFLRKRSSERISEDLRATLNAFLYRTGEQSNKFMLVLASNQPEQFDWAINDRIDEIVNFMLPGLEERERLVRLYFDKYVLQPATGGRQRMKLAQFDYGLKCSEIAKRVEGMSGREISKLAVAWQAAAYSSEGGVLTEAMMDARVDDAVKQHQQKMDWLHGEGVLDNEGRMIPAKASAPPLKAQEVLRPLQEVPSDRSKPDGTPV, from the exons ATGTCGTGGCTCTTCGGGCTCGGTCGAGGTCAGAGCGGCACTCCGCCAGACGCTCCGGTTCCGcccgctcctcctcctcctcccgcGGCCGGCGGCTCCGGTTCCGGTTCGGGCGACAGACCCAAGGACAAATGGAGCAACTTCGACCCGACGGGGCTGGAGCGCGCGGCGCAGGCGGCCAAAGAGCTGGACCGATCGC GTCACGCCAAAGACGCGCTGGATCTGGCGCGCATGCAGGAGCAGACCGTGCAGCTGGAGCACCAGGGCAGAATCAAG gagtaTGAGGCAGCGGTGGAGCAGCTGAAGGGCGATCAGATCCGTATCCAGGCAGAGGAGCGCAGGAAGACTCTGAACGAGGAGACCAGACAGCATCAGGCG AGGGCACAGTATCAAGACAAGCTCTCACGACAGCGCTATGAGGAGCAGCTCCGGCAGCAG CAACTGATGAACGAGGAGAACATGCGCAAACAGGAAGAGTCTGTGCAGAAGCAGGAAGCCATGAGGAGAG CGACCGTCGAGCACGAGATGGAGCTGCGGCACAAGAACGAGATGCTGCGTGTGGAGGCGGAGTCTAAAGCTCGCGGGCGGGTGGAGCGAGAGAACGCTGACATCATCCGTGAACAGATCCGACTGAAGGCGGCCGAGCACCGACAGACCGTCCTCGAGTCCATACG gacgGCGGGCGCCGTGTTCGGTGAAGGTTTCCGTGCGTTCGTATCGGACTGGGATAAAGTGACGGCGACG GTGGCGGGTCTCACGCTGCTGGCGGTCGGTGTTTATTCCGCTCGTAACGCGACCGCTGTGGCCGGACGATACATCGAGGCACGGCTAGGAAAACCTTCGCTAGTGCGAGAAACATCACGATTCACTGTGGTGGAAGCCCTCAAACACCCCGTCAAG ATGGCGAAGCGTTTGAAGAGCAAACCGCAGGACGCGCTGGAGGGAGTCGTGCTCAGC CCGACGCTGGAGGAGCGCGTGCGCGACATCGCCATAGCGACGAGGAACACGCGACAGAACCGCGGGCTGTACCGGAACATCCTGATGTACGGGCCGCCGGGGACCGGGAAGACGCTCTTCGCTAAG AAGCTGGCGATGCATTCTGGGATGGATTACGCCATCATGACGGGAGGAGACGTGGCCCCGATGGGTCGAGACGGAGTGACCGCGATGCACAAGGTGTTCGACTGGGCAGGAACCAGCGGCCGcgg GCTGCTGCTGTTTGTGGATGAAGCCGATGCATTCCTGCGCAAGAGATCCTCT gAGCGGATCAGTGAGGATCTCCGAGCGACTCTGAACGCATTCCTGTACCGCACCGGAGAACAGAGCAACAA gttcaTGCTGGTTCTGGCCAGTAATCAGCCGGAGCAGTTTGATTGGGCCATAAACGACCGAATCGATGAGATCGTGAACTTCATGCTGCCGGGActcgaggagagagagagactcgtACGACTCTACTTCGACAAATACGTGCTGCAGCCGGCCACCGGAGGACGCCA GAGGATGAAGCTGGCTCAGTTTGATTACGGACTGAAGTGTTCGGAGATCGCGAAGCGTGTGGAGGGAATGTCCGGGCGAGAGATCTCCAAACTCGCAGTGGCCTGGCAG gcggCGGCGTACTCCTCCGAGGGCGGTGTACTGACCGAGGCTATGATGGATGCGCGGGTGGATGACGCTGTGAAACAGCACCAGCAGAAGATGGACTGGCTTCATGGAGAAGGGGTTCTGGATAACGAGGGCCGGATGATTCCCGCCAAAGCCTCCGCTCCCCCGCTCAAGGCACAGGAAGTGCTCCGTCCTCTACAGGAAGTGCCATCAGACCGGAGCAAGCCCGACGGGACTCCAGTTTAA